One Vibrio pomeroyi genomic region harbors:
- a CDS encoding LysR family transcriptional regulator: protein MMISNEQVACFTSVYELQSYSAASKRLNKARSTVRERINALEDLMGMELFSIEGKKAVATDIAHRLYPRARLLARQSLEFENIALSAYKGELNNITVYHDSSIPCQLLLSIESSIKALHPHMLINWLQRDRNHCLQQIEDGDALFAIMPGMGNLHPSAGIGNINLGSFQLSLFTSVDSSIPNRTISIAELATFRQLITENDIANELRHTKISSEFEVITSQSLLIEKLKKDGWVVCPRENLAQYIKSGEVREIELQEAPNMIQQDCIMFYNLSSKASEQESQIIDVAAKVIKNQVLRNKPSF from the coding sequence ATGATGATTTCGAATGAACAGGTGGCATGCTTCACCAGTGTCTATGAACTTCAAAGCTACAGCGCTGCCAGCAAAAGGTTGAACAAGGCTCGCTCTACGGTGCGAGAGAGAATCAACGCATTGGAAGATTTGATGGGAATGGAGCTGTTTTCTATCGAAGGAAAAAAGGCAGTTGCAACGGACATTGCTCATCGTCTGTACCCAAGAGCACGGTTACTGGCGAGACAGTCGTTAGAGTTCGAGAACATAGCCTTATCTGCCTACAAAGGCGAGCTCAACAACATCACTGTTTATCACGATAGCTCGATCCCTTGTCAGCTATTACTTAGCATTGAGTCTTCGATCAAGGCTCTTCACCCTCACATGCTGATCAACTGGCTGCAACGAGACAGAAACCACTGTTTACAGCAGATAGAAGACGGAGATGCCCTGTTTGCCATTATGCCTGGGATGGGCAACTTACACCCGAGCGCAGGTATCGGTAATATCAACCTTGGATCTTTTCAGCTGAGCCTGTTCACGTCCGTTGACTCTAGCATTCCAAACCGAACGATTTCGATTGCTGAACTGGCCACCTTTCGTCAATTAATCACTGAGAATGACATTGCGAACGAGCTCAGACATACCAAGATCAGTAGCGAGTTTGAAGTGATCACATCACAAAGCCTGCTTATAGAAAAGCTAAAGAAAGACGGATGGGTTGTCTGCCCTCGGGAGAACCTAGCCCAATACATAAAAAGTGGTGAGGTACGTGAGATTGAGCTCCAAGAAGCGCCAAATATGATTCAGCAAGATTGCATTATGTTTTACAACCTATCCTCTAAAGCGTCTGAACAAGAATCTCAAATCATCGACGTGGCCGCTAAAGTGATTAAGAATCAGGTACTCCGTAACAAGCCATCTTTCTGA
- a CDS encoding LysR family transcriptional regulator yields MKLNNVDLNLLKVFVVVYQEKSLRKAAERLFVSTPAVSQSIKKLKESLGEELFVLSHQQFLPTPYSDDLYQRVFPLLDGLVTAIEEGKQFNPADLSEDFKIEANPHVLPWLTPALFHQLSVESPLSRLISHTSSQNSLERLKSDEIDFVIHFEAKNLPAEIIAVPLVNLKFVLAVREDHPFKASIATIDDLLSFPFAHVDLAYFDQNKHSRLEEEVLSQGKTINMALRTTSIVGLIETIKHSNIIAPCMPPVIEQHKGVLRSIVIEGLEEGTEEMEVFAYLHKKNQHSAKYKWLLDLIETAMAEANHQ; encoded by the coding sequence ATGAAACTGAACAATGTCGATCTGAACTTATTGAAAGTGTTTGTGGTGGTGTATCAGGAGAAGAGCTTGAGAAAAGCGGCTGAGAGGTTGTTTGTCTCGACACCAGCGGTTAGCCAAAGCATCAAGAAGCTTAAGGAATCCTTAGGTGAAGAATTGTTTGTGCTGTCTCATCAGCAGTTTTTACCGACGCCTTATTCGGACGACCTTTATCAACGCGTTTTCCCGCTATTGGACGGATTGGTTACGGCGATAGAAGAAGGAAAACAGTTTAATCCCGCGGACCTCAGTGAAGATTTTAAGATTGAGGCGAATCCTCATGTTCTGCCTTGGTTGACTCCGGCTCTGTTTCATCAGCTATCAGTAGAAAGTCCACTTTCAAGATTGATCAGCCATACGAGTTCCCAAAACTCTTTAGAAAGGCTTAAGAGTGACGAGATTGATTTTGTCATTCATTTCGAAGCTAAGAATTTGCCTGCTGAGATCATTGCCGTCCCTCTCGTGAACTTAAAGTTTGTATTGGCAGTAAGAGAAGATCATCCTTTCAAGGCGTCCATCGCGACGATTGATGATTTGTTGTCGTTTCCATTTGCTCACGTTGACCTCGCTTATTTCGACCAAAACAAACATTCACGGTTGGAAGAGGAAGTGTTGAGCCAAGGTAAGACAATTAACATGGCACTGCGAACGACTTCTATTGTCGGGTTAATCGAAACGATCAAGCATTCCAATATTATCGCCCCTTGCATGCCTCCGGTGATTGAACAACACAAAGGGGTATTACGCTCAATCGTGATTGAGGGACTGGAAGAGGGAACCGAGGAGATGGAGGTATTCGCTTATCTTCATAAGAAAAACCAGCACTCAGCCAAATACAAATGGCTGTTGGATTTGATTGAAACGGCAATGGCAGAGGCTAATCATCAGTAA
- a CDS encoding serine hydrolase domain-containing protein codes for MRKSIISLVTAGLFSTTAMADIKPMSTVPAKANEQVTLENWTHAPFNKWAFQNMGIHPTVMVSRDGAINEIPQALNAEVAQHKFTYAGEELTFRDAMINDHTDGYIIIQDGKILHEEYFGDFTARDHHLWASSTKSLVGQALGLLVEQGKVDVEKKVSTYIEELKGTHFGEQTLRTLLNMTSAIDYSEDYVNMAPGDVHFEYFRRLGFIPAYDLLALDPTKTDKPRDLLSFSAMFDQNENLKVNEKFEYHSPNVDVIGWVVARVSGQTLDQFIADNIWNKLGTEHDAFFMTDMNYNPVATGGFNTTLRDFARVGLAMVNNGEYNGQQVFFEKWVKDSFNITPEENRHMMNSVYKDTEARVFDSHLEGYKNFLWVHDSDKNIATYRGVFGQFLYINQDKNVVIATFSSAESASNAAREESKVRVEAFESLAKSL; via the coding sequence ATGAGAAAGTCGATTATTTCATTGGTCACTGCGGGCTTATTTTCGACAACCGCGATGGCGGATATCAAGCCTATGTCTACAGTGCCAGCAAAAGCGAATGAGCAAGTTACACTGGAGAACTGGACGCATGCGCCATTCAATAAATGGGCTTTCCAGAACATGGGAATCCATCCAACGGTTATGGTTTCTAGAGATGGTGCAATCAACGAGATCCCACAAGCATTGAATGCGGAAGTCGCCCAGCACAAATTTACTTATGCCGGAGAAGAGCTGACTTTTCGTGATGCGATGATTAATGATCACACTGATGGTTACATTATTATTCAAGATGGAAAGATACTGCATGAAGAGTACTTTGGTGACTTCACAGCAAGAGATCACCACCTGTGGGCTTCAAGTACCAAATCTTTGGTTGGGCAAGCTTTAGGTTTGTTGGTTGAGCAAGGTAAGGTTGATGTTGAGAAAAAGGTCAGCACATACATCGAAGAGCTTAAAGGAACACACTTTGGTGAGCAGACTTTACGAACTTTACTGAACATGACCTCTGCGATTGATTACAGCGAAGACTACGTCAACATGGCACCGGGTGATGTGCATTTCGAATACTTCCGCCGATTAGGTTTTATTCCAGCGTATGACTTGCTGGCATTGGACCCAACAAAGACAGATAAGCCTCGTGATTTGCTGAGCTTCTCTGCGATGTTTGATCAGAATGAAAATTTAAAGGTGAACGAGAAGTTTGAATACCACAGCCCGAACGTTGATGTTATTGGTTGGGTTGTCGCTCGCGTTTCCGGTCAAACGCTTGATCAATTTATTGCTGACAACATCTGGAACAAGCTTGGTACGGAGCATGATGCCTTCTTCATGACAGACATGAACTACAACCCAGTCGCAACCGGTGGTTTCAATACTACGCTAAGAGACTTTGCGCGTGTTGGGCTAGCGATGGTCAACAATGGCGAATACAACGGCCAGCAAGTCTTCTTTGAAAAGTGGGTCAAAGACAGCTTCAATATTACGCCAGAAGAAAATCGACACATGATGAACAGTGTCTACAAAGATACTGAGGCTCGAGTTTTTGATTCACACTTAGAGGGTTACAAAAACTTCCTTTGGGTACATGACTCAGACAAAAATATTGCGACATATCGTGGGGTATTTGGTCAGTTCTTGTATATCAACCAAGACAAGAACGTCGTCATCGCAACCTTCTCTTCAGCAGAAAGCGCTTCGAATGCAGCGCGTGAAGAATCAAAAGTGAGAGTAGAAGCTTTTGAGTCGTTAGCTAAGTCGTTATAG
- a CDS encoding DUF1214 domain-containing protein, which translates to MNILYKAIAGTFTCPLRSTAMLVSVTALFSATAIAGNDNPTETLQTRAGDFTFETDFLHGIPTQESSAKLFELMDYQRASQAYIWSVPLVSNYAWKQAYADMGAEDGQITYVESHESKLGGLTYNTSTPYAITWFNVEKEPVVIEIPTDELRGAVHTMWQIGISQMTEPGVYVVKAKGAETPTNLPKGAKVFESDTNYVFFGVRLMADSDKQRMKDLEALKITDLNGKPLSNNGVNFPERGEDAKHPRGMAFWNTLNEAIQAEPVAERDRMMHDMLRPLGIEKDKAFAPSAQQREILEQAVVMGEAMVKNIDFNKTERLPHAAYGKEGNFWEVATASTPNQDRYYGMDLDGRAAWFYEAVTNDVAMHGFENGGWGQIYLDNYRDDSGKGLNGSNHYTLTLDGDVNFADLFWTITVYNVENRAIIDNDIERADVGSNIEGTVKDAQGNYTFHFSPTKPAGVNEANWVQTREDENWFVYFRAYSPSKAFVAQQPETLLPNFKRVN; encoded by the coding sequence ATGAACATTTTATATAAAGCGATAGCCGGTACTTTCACCTGCCCACTGCGATCGACAGCGATGCTCGTTTCTGTAACGGCTTTGTTTTCTGCAACAGCGATTGCTGGGAACGATAATCCAACAGAAACCCTTCAAACACGTGCGGGAGACTTCACCTTCGAAACCGACTTTCTTCATGGTATTCCAACACAAGAAAGTTCAGCGAAGTTGTTTGAACTGATGGACTATCAACGTGCGTCACAAGCTTACATTTGGTCGGTGCCTTTGGTTTCAAACTACGCATGGAAACAAGCTTATGCCGACATGGGTGCAGAGGACGGTCAAATAACTTATGTTGAGTCCCATGAATCTAAGCTAGGAGGTTTAACTTACAACACCTCTACGCCTTACGCGATTACTTGGTTTAACGTAGAAAAAGAGCCAGTCGTTATAGAAATTCCAACAGATGAACTGCGCGGTGCAGTGCACACCATGTGGCAAATCGGTATTTCTCAGATGACTGAACCGGGCGTCTACGTGGTAAAAGCCAAAGGAGCAGAAACACCAACTAACCTGCCAAAAGGCGCTAAGGTTTTTGAGTCTGATACCAACTATGTTTTCTTCGGCGTTCGTTTAATGGCAGATTCAGACAAACAACGTATGAAAGACTTAGAGGCTCTCAAAATTACCGACCTCAACGGTAAGCCGCTGAGCAATAACGGCGTAAACTTCCCTGAGCGCGGTGAAGATGCCAAACACCCAAGAGGCATGGCATTTTGGAATACGTTGAATGAAGCGATTCAAGCAGAACCAGTAGCAGAGCGTGATCGCATGATGCACGACATGCTACGCCCACTGGGTATTGAAAAAGACAAAGCATTTGCCCCATCGGCTCAACAGCGTGAGATTTTAGAACAAGCTGTCGTGATGGGAGAAGCGATGGTTAAGAACATCGACTTCAACAAAACAGAACGCTTGCCACACGCAGCTTACGGTAAAGAAGGCAACTTTTGGGAAGTCGCAACGGCTTCAACGCCGAACCAAGACCGTTACTACGGTATGGATCTCGATGGTCGCGCAGCGTGGTTCTATGAAGCTGTGACTAATGACGTTGCAATGCACGGTTTTGAGAATGGCGGTTGGGGTCAGATCTATCTAGACAACTACCGTGATGACAGCGGTAAAGGGCTTAATGGCAGCAACCACTACACTCTGACTCTGGATGGTGATGTAAACTTCGCCGATTTGTTCTGGACAATCACTGTTTATAACGTTGAGAACCGCGCCATTATCGACAACGACATTGAGCGTGCCGATGTAGGTTCAAACATCGAAGGAACGGTCAAAGACGCACAAGGTAATTACACCTTCCACTTCTCGCCAACTAAGCCAGCAGGTGTGAATGAAGCTAACTGGGTGCAAACTCGAGAAGACGAAAACTGGTTTGTTTACTTCCGTGCATACTCACCAAGTAAAGCATTTGTAGCGCAGCAGCCAGAGACCTTGTTGCCTAACTTCAAGCGTGTGAACTGA
- a CDS encoding LysR family transcriptional regulator, whose product MMSNRFKQLDLNLLKVLKVLIEVKNTRKASELLFTSQPSISRSLQKLRDYFGDELFIRSQHGLEPTAKLLEIKQTLLPVLSQLEQVLEPESEFDVAQFDGTVNIAINGFIANSISAKLTQILLAQAPQVKVNIVDWGTHTLDLLTSGEVDLGVNYYPLELSKQVYQKRVASDDFVLVCRTGHPLANTLLKSDQQEPLQLASLVVSDWNDNIALAPNVLADVGIKTEVKIRSTYLHSLLSIVKQSDVLFPCSKLLANSLSDEFSFVQFPHMPNMPNGDIGMTIGRKHRNQPKMRWLESCIEDVFRG is encoded by the coding sequence ATGATGAGTAACCGGTTTAAACAACTAGATCTCAATTTACTTAAAGTATTGAAGGTGTTGATTGAGGTGAAAAATACCCGCAAGGCTTCAGAGTTGCTGTTTACCAGCCAACCTTCAATCAGTCGCTCACTACAAAAACTTCGTGATTACTTTGGCGATGAGCTGTTCATACGCTCCCAACATGGCCTAGAACCGACCGCCAAGTTGCTTGAAATTAAGCAGACTTTATTACCCGTGTTATCGCAGTTAGAACAAGTGCTTGAACCAGAATCTGAATTTGACGTTGCTCAGTTTGATGGCACAGTGAACATCGCGATTAACGGATTTATTGCCAACAGCATCTCAGCAAAGCTAACTCAGATATTGTTAGCACAGGCACCACAGGTAAAAGTGAATATTGTAGATTGGGGAACCCATACGTTAGATTTACTCACCTCAGGCGAGGTTGATTTAGGGGTCAATTATTACCCACTAGAACTATCTAAACAGGTTTACCAAAAACGTGTCGCAAGTGATGATTTTGTATTGGTATGTCGCACAGGACACCCGCTTGCCAACACATTATTGAAAAGTGACCAGCAAGAACCTTTGCAATTAGCGAGCTTGGTCGTCAGTGATTGGAACGACAATATTGCTTTAGCACCGAACGTGTTAGCCGATGTCGGCATCAAGACTGAGGTCAAAATACGTTCGACTTACTTACACAGCTTATTGTCTATAGTGAAGCAGAGCGACGTGTTATTCCCATGCTCAAAACTACTGGCCAATTCGCTTTCAGATGAATTTTCCTTTGTGCAGTTTCCTCACATGCCCAACATGCCAAATGGCGATATTGGCATGACTATCGGGCGTAAACATCGCAATCAACCGAAAATGCGCTGGTTAGAATCGTGTATCGAAGACGTATTCAGAGGTTAG